A single genomic interval of Patescibacteria group bacterium harbors:
- a CDS encoding fibronectin type III domain-containing protein has protein sequence MNLKKENLRQILIYLYKQGSILLSKFLKEFRFFYLIHIKKDKSCKKIYSGWYIKSIVSTEPIKIKSRRRRVGAPTEASENLDWKEKYFDLQKQFIALQKRFFILEKQFRQSLVKLGISRIIAVTLCIGLIVTNSVQYFPHFSKAATYNWTVTSKANWEAGTITKLDTTTSEGDIKLSDAAFSSVWSSLTAITGATGAGGSSVRVGNYIYALRGGSSTDFYRYDISGNSWSAMTSVTAAIGAGGALTYDGTYIYALRGGSTTDFYRYDISGNSWSAMTSVLGTVGTGGSLTYDGTYIYALRGGGTADFYRYDISENFWTGSAGFYYKTTLQSNPAQNLAPLLDSIAINYNSGSSVSDSFTDETKVASKSNTVIDAGNGQIKLDTSAVTIDYMEYSSNSLAQAAYVTNATYGNTGGTITTNGNYTVHKFTSSGTFTSTKAANVATLVVAGGGGGGQGMSGGGGGGGLIYDANFAITAQAYPITVGAGGVKGPTGGNSAGGNGENSVFSTKTAIGGGGGGGASTWGLPKSGGSGGGGQEGNYQLVPGGAGTSGQGNNGGGSSDLYYANPFTGGGGGGAGAVGSTSRSEGGTSGGGVGLAYDIVLSGTNVYYAGGGGGGGYGTAYSNNPGLGGNGGGGNGTCNDTVAQSGTPNTGGGGGGGAYSGGAAGAGGSGIVVIRCLTSDFLSLQSSSESTIKSQGTYALKGSAAITGSLNKTLTRTISPTIDLTDKSLIYFDIRSTRTGSNIKISMHDSGGTTTEITPNITSANVFQTVSWDISAVSNANKDAIDSMVITIVNADADNTFYIDNMYSPYYYSSGTLTSTNLLSGLKGSVDSFDYNASSIPADSVLKLQFSPDNTNWYNSSGTLNDYNTLSSGSNSISLSSLGWEVLAQPSAVIGAGGAMVRAGNYIYALRGGSSTDFYRYDISGNSWSAMTSITGAVGAGGSLIYDGTNIYALRGGNTSNFYKYNISGNSWSTLSSTSVAINDGGALAYDGTNIYALHGGTTDFYYYPLLYFGNITNLKKDAGGDAGWNTISWNATVPSGTLVKFRTRTAATEGGLSGASWSDWYTSSPADITSGINRWCEAEAYLESTIDGTSPTINDFTVSYSINASPELQTLTASQGADGLVNISYQVRDTDTNDGEEAHQGKATISFQYWDGDEWQEATTTTGEGVKNVATSPATDWTTYTGTWDPKTDYNNQYTANGMKIKVTANDLELVYNTATLESSTFELDTINPASPSIKVNASTQYGSNAATLTLSATDSTMQSGVKGSMMISLDSGFSGASYQTYNTASTITLADNPDTVYVKFKDAKGNVSATASVITPATPACIMTQDTSNVRITPNEYRLFIAWEVIDDPPQGIFDHYSILRSNTTNDADFTEVGTVNVKTTNYYTDTTPDYNVLHYYKIIAYDSLNNISYRSNAITGKANGIQDSGEGGGGTDITAPTVSNVTSTDVYTSQATITWTTDEFSDSTVGYSTSEVLETFTYVNLPTMGTSHSLTINGLTQDTPYYFLVKSEDPSNNETVDNHSNAYYTFTTLPGPTLTNVSVSQINNSTAKITWLTDTSSNSYVVYSTSSDLSGSLTHGTETRVLTPNSEDYYEHSVEISSLTPGTRYYFYVKSYDISINLGINDNASDYYFFNTTYDLTPPIINEVSASTTAYTSTITWETDELATSQVEYGLTDGYGTLSPSSVTTTDLTIDHVIKLSSLTVGSTYHFRVYSKDANNNESVSADYTFTPTREGDLTGPTISTPEVPSASIFTNQATITWTTDELSDSTVEYSATPGVYSLSKNSTSMVTSHSVVLTGLSKNTPYYFRVKSKDAAENETTKSNDYSFITKAGSIISNVIISSVVNEKVTVRWLTDTASDSKVVYSTTSNLSNPQQETDETLNTVHVINLTGLYPNVIYYFYVESTDVSENTAKDNNQGSYYYFTTADDQVDPVISLVNSSATAYTSTITWETDELSTSQLEYGTTTDYGTETDLDSQLTIQHVIHLTDLTTDRTYHFRVKSKDANDNESVSGDYNFITTQEAEPVDATAPVISEVNSYATETIGTITWTTDDLATSQIEYGSTTAYGTSTTLNSTLTVEHVVRLTDLISEQVYHYRIKSKNSADLETVSQDYTLTPQYVSQEVRVINAGGGGSSATLIDKTTPIISNILTSNITENSATISWVTNENANSLIDYGLTSTYTDTQHAGLSSFVTSHQAILSGLTKATVYHYQVLSQDASGNLAQGADLIFTTLGSSVIPPVPEITENEEITEPEAEKTPEEKAQEIKKIEEQTVSQETFTTAMEMIKKVSSTISLSVAENGFTELANIFKGFIPGPILEGSPGIEISATEARVKWTTDRKANSVVAITKVADFDKTKSEPYSQVVGQSSEYELAHNVNIINLVPSTDYYFQIRSKSIIGSETRSKQYTFTTASQLPEVTNFSIKNISERAATFVWQTNIPTDSQVKYIPYRNNKLSPNEVQVVSKSDSSITHEITVKNLEPGTTFNVSLEGKDLQGNNYSFLIPNFTTTKDKNAPIISQIRTSIALSSRGDEVQTIITWNTNEVSTSQVEYQVGFANDTPIIQMAKDISLRQEHLMVITSFKPGSIYRFRVISEDSSGNKTQSTTNTLLTPQRRLTVTELIFKNFQQTFGWMKGLGK, from the coding sequence ATGAACCTCAAAAAAGAAAATTTGAGACAAATTTTAATTTACCTTTATAAACAGGGAAGTATTTTATTATCTAAATTTTTAAAAGAATTTAGATTTTTTTATTTAATTCATATAAAAAAAGATAAATCTTGCAAAAAAATTTATTCGGGTTGGTATATAAAATCAATCGTCTCAACCGAGCCGATAAAAATAAAATCCCGACGCCGAAGGGTCGGGGCTCCGACTGAAGCGTCGGAGAATTTAGATTGGAAAGAAAAATATTTTGATTTGCAAAAACAATTTATTGCTTTACAAAAGCGATTTTTTATTTTAGAAAAACAATTCCGCCAATCATTGGTAAAATTGGGCATCAGCCGAATTATTGCCGTAACATTATGTATTGGTTTGATTGTTACAAACAGCGTTCAATATTTTCCTCATTTTTCCAAAGCGGCAACTTATAATTGGACAGTAACTTCCAAGGCTAATTGGGAAGCAGGGACGATAACAAAATTAGACACAACTACTTCAGAGGGCGATATTAAATTATCAGACGCAGCGTTTAGCAGTGTCTGGTCATCTTTAACTGCCATAACCGGTGCAACTGGTGCCGGCGGTTCATCAGTTAGAGTCGGCAATTATATTTACGCTTTGCGCGGCGGAAGCAGCACGGATTTTTATCGTTACGATATTTCCGGAAATTCTTGGAGTGCAATGACTTCTGTTACAGCCGCAATTGGCGCAGGAGGAGCCTTAACTTATGACGGAACATATATTTATGCCTTAAGAGGCGGAAGCACAACAGATTTTTATCGTTACGATATTTCCGGAAATTCTTGGAGTGCAATGACTTCTGTTCTTGGTACAGTTGGAACCGGCGGTTCATTAACTTATGACGGAACATATATTTATGCCTTGCGCGGCGGCGGCACTGCTGATTTTTATAGATATGATATCAGTGAAAATTTTTGGACAGGAAGCGCGGGTTTTTATTACAAAACAACTCTTCAATCAAATCCGGCTCAAAATCTCGCTCCGCTTTTGGACAGTATTGCCATTAATTATAATAGCGGCAGTTCTGTTTCTGATAGTTTTACCGATGAAACCAAAGTGGCCAGTAAATCAAATACTGTTATTGACGCGGGAAATGGCCAAATAAAACTTGATACATCGGCAGTAACTATTGATTATATGGAATATTCTTCCAATTCACTTGCTCAAGCGGCGTATGTAACAAATGCCACTTATGGCAATACCGGTGGAACGATAACTACAAATGGAAATTATACTGTTCATAAATTTACTTCATCAGGAACATTTACTTCTACAAAAGCTGCTAATGTAGCAACTCTTGTAGTTGCCGGCGGTGGTGGAGGTGGTCAAGGAATGTCTGGCGGCGGTGGAGGAGGAGGTTTAATTTATGACGCAAATTTTGCAATTACCGCGCAAGCATATCCTATTACAGTTGGCGCTGGCGGTGTCAAAGGACCTACGGGTGGCAATAGCGCTGGTGGAAATGGCGAAAATTCTGTTTTTAGTACAAAAACTGCAATAGGCGGTGGAGGCGGCGGCGGAGCTAGCACGTGGGGACTTCCTAAAAGTGGTGGTTCAGGTGGAGGCGGACAAGAAGGTAACTATCAATTAGTTCCCGGTGGAGCAGGCACTTCTGGTCAAGGAAATAATGGAGGAGGTTCTTCTGATCTTTATTATGCAAACCCTTTTACCGGCGGCGGTGGCGGCGGAGCTGGAGCTGTAGGAAGCACATCAAGGAGTGAAGGAGGAACATCCGGCGGAGGAGTTGGACTTGCATATGACATAGTATTAAGCGGAACTAATGTTTATTATGCTGGCGGCGGTGGAGGCGGCGGATATGGAACTGCTTATTCAAATAATCCTGGTCTTGGTGGCAATGGCGGAGGTGGAAACGGAACTTGTAATGATACTGTCGCTCAATCAGGAACGCCAAATACCGGCGGCGGTGGTGGAGGCGGTGCTTATAGTGGTGGTGCTGCCGGTGCCGGAGGTTCAGGAATAGTGGTAATAAGATGTTTAACTTCAGATTTTCTTTCTTTACAGTCATCTTCTGAATCTACAATTAAATCTCAGGGAACCTACGCGTTAAAAGGATCAGCGGCGATAACAGGCAGTTTAAATAAAACTCTTACTCGCACAATTTCGCCGACAATAGATTTAACCGATAAATCATTAATTTATTTTGATATTCGTTCTACAAGAACAGGAAGCAATATAAAAATAAGCATGCATGATTCTGGCGGAACGACTACGGAAATTACGCCCAATATTACTTCGGCAAATGTTTTTCAAACAGTTTCTTGGGATATATCAGCCGTGTCTAATGCCAATAAAGACGCGATAGACAGTATGGTGATTACCATAGTTAATGCCGACGCGGATAATACTTTCTATATAGACAACATGTATTCTCCATATTATTATTCTTCCGGCACTTTAACTTCAACTAATCTTTTATCTGGCTTAAAGGGCAGTGTTGATTCTTTTGATTACAACGCTTCTTCAATTCCGGCTGATTCTGTTCTTAAACTTCAATTTTCTCCGGACAATACCAATTGGTATAATTCTTCCGGCACATTAAATGATTATAATACTTTATCTTCTGGTTCAAATTCCATAAGTCTTTCTTCGCTTGGCTGGGAAGTTTTAGCCCAACCTTCTGCCGTGATTGGCGCGGGCGGAGCAATGGTAAGAGCAGGAAATTATATTTACGCTTTGCGCGGCGGAAGCAGCACGGATTTTTATCGTTACGATATTTCCGGAAATTCTTGGAGTGCTATGACTTCCATTACCGGTGCGGTTGGAGCCGGCGGTTCGTTAATTTATGACGGAACAAATATTTATGCTTTGCGCGGAGGAAATACTTCTAATTTTTACAAATATAATATTTCCGGCAATTCTTGGTCAACCTTATCTTCAACAAGCGTGGCAATTAATGACGGCGGTGCTTTAGCTTATGATGGAACAAATATTTATGCTTTACATGGAGGTACAACTGATTTTTATTATTATCCTCTTCTTTATTTCGGCAACATTACTAATCTTAAAAAAGATGCCGGCGGTGATGCCGGTTGGAATACAATTTCTTGGAACGCGACTGTTCCTTCCGGTACTTTGGTTAAATTCAGAACTCGTACTGCTGCCACTGAAGGCGGTTTATCCGGAGCTTCATGGTCAGATTGGTACACTTCTTCTCCGGCCGATATTACTTCAGGAATTAATCGCTGGTGCGAAGCAGAAGCATATTTAGAAAGTACGATTGACGGCACAAGTCCGACAATTAACGATTTTACTGTCAGTTATTCAATAAATGCTTCTCCTGAACTTCAAACTTTAACTGCTTCGCAAGGCGCGGATGGCTTGGTAAATATTTCATATCAAGTCCGCGATACTGATACCAATGATGGTGAAGAAGCCCATCAGGGCAAAGCAACAATTTCTTTTCAATATTGGGATGGAGATGAATGGCAAGAAGCAACGACTACAACCGGTGAAGGAGTAAAAAATGTGGCTACTTCTCCGGCTACTGATTGGACGACTTACACCGGCACTTGGGATCCAAAAACAGATTACAATAATCAATACACTGCCAATGGAATGAAAATTAAAGTTACAGCCAATGATCTTGAATTGGTTTACAACACCGCCACTTTGGAATCTTCAACTTTTGAATTAGACACAATAAATCCGGCCAGCCCAAGTATTAAAGTTAATGCTTCAACACAATACGGTTCTAACGCGGCAACTTTAACCTTGTCTGCCACCGACAGCACGATGCAATCCGGCGTCAAGGGCTCTATGATGATTTCTTTGGACAGCGGATTTTCCGGCGCAAGTTATCAAACATACAACACTGCTTCAACAATCACCTTGGCTGATAATCCGGATACTGTTTATGTTAAATTTAAAGACGCCAAAGGAAATGTTTCCGCCACTGCGTCAGTAATTACTCCGGCAACTCCGGCATGCATTATGACCCAAGACACTTCAAATGTCAGAATTACGCCCAATGAATATCGGCTTTTTATTGCCTGGGAAGTAATAGATGATCCGCCTCAAGGAATATTTGATCATTATTCCATTTTGCGTTCAAATACTACTAATGACGCTGATTTTACGGAAGTCGGCACGGTTAATGTTAAGACAACCAATTATTATACGGACACTACGCCGGATTATAATGTTCTCCATTATTATAAAATTATCGCTTATGATTCTTTAAATAATATTTCTTATCGTTCCAATGCCATTACCGGCAAGGCAAATGGCATTCAAGATTCCGGTGAAGGCGGGGGAGGCACTGATATTACGGCGCCGACTGTTTCCAATGTTACTTCTACTGATGTTTATACTTCTCAAGCAACTATAACTTGGACAACGGATGAATTTTCGGATTCAACGGTCGGTTATTCCACGTCTGAAGTTTTAGAAACTTTTACTTATGTCAATCTTCCGACCATGGGAACATCGCATTCTCTTACCATAAATGGTTTAACGCAAGACACTCCATATTATTTTTTGGTAAAATCAGAAGATCCAAGCAATAATGAAACCGTTGATAATCATTCCAATGCTTATTATACTTTTACGACACTTCCCGGTCCAACTTTGACAAATGTTTCTGTTTCTCAAATTAATAATAGTACGGCAAAAATTACTTGGCTCACGGATACTTCTTCAAATTCTTATGTTGTTTATTCCACCAGCTCAGATTTATCCGGTTCTTTAACGCATGGCACGGAAACCAGAGTTCTTACTCCGAACAGCGAAGATTATTATGAACATTCAGTGGAAATTTCTTCTTTAACGCCCGGCACTCGCTATTATTTTTATGTTAAATCTTATGATATTTCTATCAATCTCGGCATTAATGACAATGCCTCTGATTATTATTTTTTTAATACCACCTATGACTTGACTCCGCCGATTATTAATGAAGTTTCCGCGTCTACCACGGCCTACACTTCCACTATTACTTGGGAAACTGACGAATTGGCCACCAGCCAGGTTGAATACGGTTTGACGGATGGTTACGGAACTTTAAGTCCGTCCTCGGTAACAACAACCGACCTTACCATTGATCACGTTATCAAATTAAGCAGTTTGACTGTCGGTTCCACTTATCATTTCAGAGTTTATTCAAAAGACGCGAATAATAATGAAAGCGTTTCCGCGGATTATACATTTACTCCAACCCGCGAAGGAGATTTAACCGGTCCGACTATTTCAACTCCTGAAGTGCCAAGCGCTTCTATTTTTACAAATCAAGCGACTATTACTTGGACCACTGACGAATTGTCCGATTCCACCGTGGAATATTCGGCCACTCCGGGAGTTTATTCTTTAAGTAAAAATTCCACTTCAATGGTAACAAGTCATTCGGTTGTTCTAACCGGATTATCTAAAAATACTCCTTATTATTTCAGGGTTAAATCAAAAGACGCGGCCGAAAATGAAACAACTAAGTCCAATGATTATTCGTTTATAACTAAAGCCGGATCGATTATTTCCAATGTTATTATTTCTTCCGTCGTAAATGAAAAAGTTACCGTCAGATGGCTTACTGATACAGCTTCTGATTCCAAAGTGGTTTATTCCACTACTTCAAATTTAAGCAATCCTCAGCAAGAAACAGATGAAACTTTAAACACTGTTCATGTTATAAATTTAACCGGTCTTTATCCGAATGTAATTTATTATTTTTATGTTGAGTCAACAGATGTTTCAGAAAATACAGCTAAAGATAATAATCAAGGCAGTTATTATTATTTTACTACCGCCGATGATCAAGTTGATCCGGTAATTTCTTTAGTTAATTCATCCGCCACCGCTTACACTTCCACTATTACTTGGGAAACAGATGAATTATCAACCAGCCAATTGGAATATGGAACTACCACCGATTATGGCACGGAAACCGATCTTGATTCTCAATTAACCATTCAACACGTTATTCACTTAACAGATTTGACCACTGACAGAACTTACCATTTCAGGGTAAAATCTAAAGACGCAAATGATAATGAAAGTGTTTCCGGCGATTATAATTTTATCACCACTCAAGAAGCAGAGCCGGTAGATGCTACCGCTCCGGTTATTTCCGAGGTCAATTCTTACGCCACGGAAACAATCGGCACAATCACCTGGACAACCGATGATTTGGCCACTTCTCAAATTGAATATGGCTCAACCACTGCTTACGGAACTTCAACCACTTTGAACTCAACTTTAACCGTCGAACATGTGGTTCGTTTGACCGACTTGATCAGTGAACAGGTTTATCATTATCGAATCAAATCAAAAAATTCAGCTGATCTTGAAACCGTCAGCCAAGATTATACTCTCACGCCTCAATATGTTTCTCAGGAAGTAAGAGTGATTAATGCCGGAGGAGGAGGCAGTTCTGCAACATTAATAGATAAAACAACCCCTATAATCAGCAATATTTTAACTTCTAATATTACTGAAAATAGTGCCACAATCAGCTGGGTCACTAATGAAAATGCAAATAGTTTAATAGATTATGGTTTAACCTCAACCTATACTGACACTCAGCATGCCGGTTTATCATCTTTTGTAACTTCTCATCAAGCTATTCTTTCTGGTTTAACTAAAGCCACTGTCTATCATTATCAAGTCTTGTCCCAAGACGCTTCCGGCAATCTCGCTCAAGGCGCTGATTTGATTTTTACAACTTTGGGAAGTTCGGTAATTCCTCCTGTTCCGGAAATAACAGAAAATGAAGAAATTACAGAACCGGAAGCGGAAAAAACTCCGGAAGAAAAAGCGCAAGAGATAAAAAAGATTGAAGAACAAACAGTTTCTCAAGAAACATTTACGACGGCAATGGAAATGATTAAAAAAGTTTCCAGTACTATTTCTTTGTCTGTTGCCGAAAATGGTTTTACAGAACTCGCTAATATTTTTAAAGGATTTATTCCCGGTCCGATATTAGAGGGTTCTCCAGGCATTGAAATATCAGCCACTGAAGCAAGAGTTAAATGGACGACTGATAGAAAGGCAAATAGTGTGGTCGCTATCACCAAGGTTGCTGATTTTGATAAAACCAAATCAGAACCGTATTCGCAAGTGGTTGGTCAATCAAGCGAATATGAATTAGCGCATAATGTCAACATTATTAATTTGGTTCCTTCTACTGATTACTATTTCCAAATTCGATCAAAGAGCATTATCGGTTCTGAAACAAGATCTAAACAATATACTTTCACCACTGCTTCGCAATTGCCCGAAGTGACAAATTTCTCAATTAAAAACATCTCTGAACGAGCGGCCACTTTTGTTTGGCAGACAAATATCCCGACTGATTCGCAAGTGAAATACATTCCGTATCGCAACAACAAATTATCTCCAAATGAAGTTCAAGTAGTTAGCAAATCTGATTCCAGTATTACTCATGAGATTACAGTCAAAAATCTTGAACCGGGCACGACCTTTAATGTCTCTCTTGAAGGAAAAGATTTACAAGGCAATAACTATTCTTTCCTGATTCCAAACTTCACCACCACCAAAGACAAAAACGCGCCAATCATTTCGCAAATCAGAACCTCAATCGCTTTGTCATCAAGAGGCGACGAAGTCCAAACTATCATTACCTGGAATACCAATGAAGTATCAACTTCGCAAGTTGAATATCAAGTCGGCTTTGCTAATGACACTCCAATTATCCAAATGGCTAAAGATATCAGTTTAAGACAAGAACATCTAATGGTTATCACTTCCTTTAAACCGGGCTCAATTTACAGGTTCAGAGTCATCTCTGAAGATTCTTCGGGCAACAAAACTCAATCAACGACCAATACTTTACTGACTCCGCAGAGAAGATTGACTGTAACCGAACTTATCTTCAAGAACTTCCAACAGACTTTCGGATGGATGAAAGGATTGGGTAAATAA